The Candidatus Zixiibacteriota bacterium genomic sequence TCTGCTCAGGCTCGCAAGAATCAGGCAGAGCGTCATGGGAAACCGACGCGCCGTTGTGCAGAAGATGGATGACCTCGATTTTGCGCTCGTACAACTCTTCACCGACGAGGTGTGCGCGATGACAGCGCGACGGTTCCGCCTCGGCACACAGGAGAGTGGTACGGCCATGGTCTTGCAGGAGCTCTGTCAGTTCCGTGATACCTCGTCTGAACTCCTCACGGGTGCGCAGCTTGTCCCAGAGCGGACGACCGTCGGGATCGTAATATGAATCATCCTGGATCAAACCGCCCAGACTGTCGCCCATGAAAGTATATTTTATACCGTGAGTCGGCAGTCGTTTTTCGAGTTCTGCTTTACGGTAGGATTTGCGGTTGCGTGAATAGGGGCTTCTGCGCACATCGACCACGATCTCGATCCGATGCTTTTTGAGCAACTTCAAAAGCTCCTCAAAACCCAGATTCCCATATCCGATGGTATAGATTCTCATTGTGACAATATAGGAAATACACAGGTGAAAGTACAACTATGTATGATAATTGTTTTTGTTGACTATTTGCTGATTTAACTAACAAAATGATTTACTGTTACTCACTTTGATGCGATACTGGTATTAAGTTATGCTGAGGAATGAAAATGAATCTAGACGATAATATAAAAAAACAGAAGTTGAAGGGAAATAAGTATATTCGCGATCCAATTCATGACATCA encodes the following:
- a CDS encoding DUF488 family protein, which gives rise to MRIYTIGYGNLGFEELLKLLKKHRIEIVVDVRRSPYSRNRKSYRKAELEKRLPTHGIKYTFMGDSLGGLIQDDSYYDPDGRPLWDKLRTREEFRRGITELTELLQDHGRTTLLCAEAEPSRCHRAHLVGEELYERKIEVIHLLHNGASVSHDALPDSCEPEQTDLFD